In the genome of Bradyrhizobium sp. CIAT3101, one region contains:
- a CDS encoding TRAP transporter small permease, protein MIERAGQVLGALERALTVIAVLFMFVIMVLVVTDVFMRYALNSPFSFTYDLIGLYLLAGVFFFTLSDALREHVHVGVDILLSRFSPTGRRLSEIVTALAGLFVFVLICKVGFARALENYEQHDVLSGAIPWPTWISAALVPFGCGVLVLRLALQLVGNVLSLVSGRDLYPLPPVTGVGEARGFE, encoded by the coding sequence GTGATCGAACGGGCAGGGCAGGTGCTCGGCGCGCTGGAGCGCGCGCTGACAGTGATCGCGGTGTTATTCATGTTCGTGATCATGGTTCTGGTCGTGACCGACGTGTTCATGCGCTATGCGCTGAACAGCCCGTTCTCCTTCACCTATGACCTGATCGGGCTCTATCTGCTCGCGGGCGTGTTCTTCTTCACGCTGTCGGACGCCTTGCGCGAGCATGTCCATGTCGGCGTCGACATCCTGTTGTCGCGGTTCTCGCCCACGGGGCGGCGGCTGTCCGAGATCGTCACCGCGCTCGCGGGCCTCTTCGTGTTCGTCCTGATCTGCAAGGTCGGCTTCGCGCGCGCGCTGGAGAATTACGAGCAGCACGACGTTCTCTCTGGCGCCATTCCCTGGCCGACCTGGATCTCGGCGGCGCTGGTGCCGTTCGGGTGCGGTGTGCTGGTGCTGCGGCTGGCGCTCCAGCTGGTCGGCAATGTGCTGAGCCTCGTCAGCGGGCGCGACCTTTATCCGCTGCCGCCGGTGACCGGCGTCGGCGAAGCGCGCGGCTT